A genomic window from Sulfurospirillum multivorans DSM 12446 includes:
- a CDS encoding gamma carbonic anhydrase family protein codes for MIMEFQGMKPCIASDVFVAPSADIIGDVCIGEGSSVWFGCVIRGDVNSIKIGKRTSIQDLSMIHVTHFKKADRSDGFATTIGDDVTIAHRVMLHGCTIKDACLIGMSATILDGAVIGKESIVGANSLVTKNKTFPPRSLIMGNPAKVVRELSDEEVASLYHSADNYVKFKAMYQSV; via the coding sequence ATGATTATGGAGTTTCAAGGCATGAAGCCTTGCATTGCCTCTGACGTTTTTGTAGCACCCAGTGCGGACATCATCGGTGACGTGTGCATCGGTGAAGGAAGTTCCGTCTGGTTTGGCTGTGTCATCAGGGGCGATGTAAACTCCATCAAAATTGGCAAACGAACTTCGATTCAAGACCTCAGTATGATTCATGTCACGCATTTTAAAAAAGCCGATCGCAGTGATGGATTTGCCACCACTATCGGCGATGATGTAACCATCGCACACCGTGTGATGCTGCATGGGTGTACCATTAAAGATGCCTGTTTGATCGGGATGAGTGCGACGATTTTAGATGGTGCGGTAATTGGCAAAGAGTCGATTGTTGGGGCGAATTCACTCGTCACCAAAAACAAAACTTTCCCGCCACGCTCACTCATTATGGGCAATCCTGCGAAGGTCGTACGCGAACTCAGTGACGAAGAAGTCGCATCGCTTTACCATTCCGCCG
- a CDS encoding RNA degradosome polyphosphate kinase, producing MPDLTDSSLYLNRELSWLKFNTRVLTQSLKKELPLFERLKFLAIYATNLDEFYMIRVAGLKQLFSAGVIETGADQKTPLDQLREIRSYLASEKEVIQSSYEEIVKDLEKENLFITAYDDLTPALAKLSDEYFFSNILPVIVPIAVNATHPFPHLNNLSFSLAVKLQDSESDEEGNYKYGMIRIPRVLPRFFQAGDHTYVPIETIVRKHAEEIFPGYKLVASAAFRVTRNADMVIEEEEADDFMMIMEQGLKLRRKGAFVRLNIQEGADPDLLNFLNSHMQIFFKDIYAYKIPLNLGALWQIVGNKDFSHLALPPYNPKTLPPFDSNESVFNVIDKGDVLLFHPYESFDPVLRLIREASKDPKVVSIRMTLYRVEKNSQIVQALIDAANEGKQVTAVVELKARFDEENNLHWAKALEQAGAHVVYGITGFKVHAKIAQVIRQEEDGKLKFYMHFSTGNYNGSTAKIYTDTSFFTCKEDFAKDGTMFFHILSGFSKHRRLDTLSMSPTQIKPKVISLINNEAKYGAEGRIIVKMNSLVDPDVIQALYNASMQGVQIDIIARGICCLRPGVEGISENIRVKSIVGKYLEHARIFYFKNGDPTPTFISSADWMPRNLERRLELMTPIFDKALQQKLFEILQLQLNDNVLSWNLENNGDYTQIASTDERAINNHMVLEDYMNKIYKAQKKDTSSHKAEKLARRLFKES from the coding sequence GTGCCTGATTTAACCGACTCTAGCCTTTACCTTAACCGCGAGCTTTCATGGCTCAAATTTAATACAAGAGTCCTCACTCAATCTCTCAAAAAAGAACTACCTCTTTTTGAGCGACTCAAATTTTTAGCCATTTATGCTACCAACCTTGATGAATTTTACATGATTCGTGTGGCGGGTCTTAAACAACTCTTTAGCGCCGGTGTCATTGAAACAGGAGCGGATCAAAAAACGCCTCTGGATCAGCTTCGAGAGATCAGAAGCTACCTTGCCAGCGAAAAAGAGGTGATTCAAAGCAGTTATGAAGAGATCGTTAAAGATCTTGAAAAAGAGAACCTTTTTATTACGGCATACGACGATCTTACGCCTGCACTCGCAAAGCTTTCGGATGAGTATTTTTTCTCCAATATTTTGCCTGTCATCGTCCCCATTGCCGTCAATGCAACCCATCCGTTTCCGCATCTAAACAACCTGAGTTTCTCTCTTGCCGTCAAATTACAAGACAGCGAAAGCGATGAAGAAGGAAACTATAAATACGGCATGATTCGCATTCCGCGCGTGTTGCCACGCTTTTTTCAAGCAGGAGATCATACGTATGTGCCGATTGAAACGATTGTTCGCAAACATGCGGAAGAGATTTTCCCTGGGTATAAGCTGGTCGCATCCGCTGCGTTTAGAGTGACACGAAATGCGGATATGGTCATCGAAGAAGAAGAAGCCGATGATTTTATGATGATCATGGAACAAGGTCTAAAACTGCGCCGCAAAGGGGCTTTCGTACGCCTTAACATCCAAGAAGGAGCCGATCCTGATCTGCTCAATTTCCTCAATTCGCACATGCAAATTTTCTTTAAAGACATCTATGCCTATAAAATCCCTCTCAACCTTGGGGCACTGTGGCAAATTGTAGGCAATAAAGACTTTTCACATCTTGCCTTGCCACCGTACAATCCCAAAACATTGCCTCCCTTTGATAGTAACGAGTCCGTTTTTAACGTAATCGACAAAGGCGATGTGTTGCTTTTTCATCCGTATGAGAGTTTTGATCCTGTTTTAAGACTGATTCGTGAAGCATCTAAAGACCCTAAAGTTGTCTCTATTCGCATGACACTTTACCGTGTGGAGAAAAATTCGCAAATCGTTCAAGCGCTGATCGACGCGGCGAATGAAGGCAAACAAGTCACTGCTGTGGTAGAGCTTAAAGCGCGTTTTGATGAAGAGAATAACCTGCATTGGGCCAAAGCGTTGGAGCAAGCGGGTGCGCACGTGGTGTATGGCATCACGGGATTTAAAGTGCATGCAAAAATTGCGCAAGTGATTCGCCAAGAAGAAGATGGAAAACTGAAATTTTACATGCACTTTAGCACGGGAAATTACAACGGCTCAACGGCAAAAATTTATACCGACACCAGTTTCTTTACATGTAAAGAAGATTTTGCCAAAGATGGCACGATGTTTTTCCACATTTTATCGGGCTTTTCAAAGCATAGAAGACTTGACACACTTTCAATGTCACCAACACAAATCAAGCCTAAAGTCATTAGCCTGATCAATAATGAAGCCAAATATGGTGCCGAAGGGCGTATCATTGTGAAAATGAACTCTTTGGTTGATCCTGATGTGATTCAAGCGCTCTACAACGCTTCGATGCAAGGCGTTCAGATCGATATTATCGCACGAGGAATTTGTTGTTTACGCCCAGGCGTTGAAGGTATTAGTGAAAATATTCGCGTCAAATCTATCGTGGGTAAGTATTTGGAACATGCGCGTATCTTCTACTTTAAAAATGGCGATCCAACGCCAACGTTTATCTCCAGTGCCGATTGGATGCCTCGAAATCTTGAGCGAAGATTGGAGTTGATGACACCAATTTTTGACAAAGCGTTGCAACAGAAGCTCTTTGAGATTTTACAACTTCAACTCAATGACAATGTCCTCAGTTGGAATTTAGAGAACAACGGTGACTACACGCAAATTGCGTCAACCGATGAGCGTGCTATCAATAACCATATGGTTTTGGAAGATTATATGAATAAAATCTACAAAGCGCAAAAGAAAGACACCAGCTCACACAAAGCTGAAAAACTCGCACGTCGCTTGTTTAAAGAGAGCTAA
- a CDS encoding putative metalloprotease CJM1_0395 family protein, protein MQIANTLNASYIHITNTPSSQKEVSTSSSSQKTEKNNETETLTTAQKAVISELQATDTAVRSHERAHIAAGGGVIRGGAVFSYEKAPDNKLYAVGGEVGIDISEGNTPEETIAKMQTVRSAALAPSDPSATDYQVASTASILQLKAQLELSKTNQAERLAKSDEPYASANNEESSTLFSNYA, encoded by the coding sequence ATGCAAATAGCCAACACGCTCAATGCCTCTTACATCCATATTACAAACACACCATCCTCGCAGAAAGAGGTAAGCACCTCCTCTTCGTCTCAAAAAACTGAAAAAAATAACGAAACTGAAACATTAACGACCGCACAAAAAGCTGTCATCTCCGAACTTCAAGCTACCGATACGGCTGTACGATCCCACGAGCGTGCTCATATCGCCGCAGGTGGTGGCGTCATTCGAGGTGGCGCTGTTTTTAGCTACGAAAAAGCACCCGACAACAAGCTCTACGCTGTTGGAGGCGAAGTGGGCATCGATATTTCGGAAGGAAATACGCCCGAAGAGACCATTGCAAAAATGCAAACGGTGCGCTCCGCTGCGTTAGCACCTTCTGATCCAAGTGCCACGGATTATCAAGTGGCGTCCACGGCGTCCATACTGCAACTCAAAGCTCAATTAGAACTCTCCAAGACCAATCAAGCTGAACGCTTAGCCAAATCAGATGAGCCCTACGCATCTGCCAACAACGAAGAGAGCTCCACACTTTTTTCAAATTATGCTTAA